The following coding sequences are from one Mus pahari chromosome X, PAHARI_EIJ_v1.1, whole genome shotgun sequence window:
- the Taf9b gene encoding transcription initiation factor TFIID subunit 9B gives MEPAKMAPVKNAPRDALVMAQILKDMGITEYEPRVINQMLEFAFRYVTTILDDAKIYSSHAKKPTVDADDVRLAIQCRADQSFTSPPPRDFLLDIARQKNQTPLPLIKPYAGPRLPPDRYCLTAPNYRLKSLVKKGPNQGRLVPRLSAVSSRPTTPTVAPPQAVSVPNKVATPVSVTSQRFAVQIPPSQSTPAKPAPAATAVQNVLINPSMIGPKNILITTSMVSSQNTATDSNPLKRKHDDDDDNDTV, from the exons ATGGAGCCGGCCAAGATGGCGCCTGTCAAGAACGCTCCGAGGGATGCCTTG GTGATGGCACAGATCCTGAAGGATATGGGAATCACAGAGTATGAGCCAAGGGTTATAAATCAAATGTTGGAATTTGCTTTCC GATATGTGACTACAATTCTGGACGATGCGAAGATTTATTCAAGTCATGCTAAGAAACCCACTGTTGATGCAGATGACGTGAGACTGGCCATCCAGTGTCGGGCTGACCAGTCTTTTACCTCTCCTCCCCCAAGAGAT ttTTTACTAGATATTGCAAGGCAGAAGAATCAAACCCCTTTGCCACTGATTAAGCCATATGCAGGACCCAGATTGCCACCTGATAGATACTGCTTAACAGCTCCAAACTATAGGCTGAAGTCCTTAGTTAAAAAG GGACCTAACCAAGGAAGACTAGTTCCCAGATTAAGTGCGGTCAGTAGCAGACCTACTACTCCTACTGTAG CACCCCCACAAGCCGTATCTGTCCCAAATAAGGTTGCAACTCCAGTGTCAGTGACAAGCCAAAGATTTGCCGTGCAGATTCCACCTTCTCAGTCCACACCTGCCAAACCAG CTCCTGCAGCAACTGCAGTCCAAAATGTTCTGATTAATCCTTCAATGATTGGGCCCAAAAATATTCTCATTACCACCAGCATGGTTTCCTCACAGAACACAGCCACCGACTCAAACCCACTGAAGAGGaagcatgatgatgatgatgacaatgacactGTGTAA